A part of Mycolicibacterium sp. TUM20985 genomic DNA contains:
- a CDS encoding pyruvate kinase, whose amino-acid sequence MSLAPDRVRTTDAVVLTGGDNAARDRLARLLGEVDALLVDLSDAESAWSHSFTAVTPEHQVGARNMMHYWALRQTDLREVQTRLAQFGLSSLGRSEPHVETTLHLVRSALVAMSGGPWAPPEPIPGAADGPALLRRHTVDLLGLTPPDRRTRIMVTLPSSAATDPDAVRRLLERGMNIARINCAHDDAAAWRAMARNVRDGCAATGRSCLIAVDLAGPKLRTGPLQPGPRVIKLRPSRNVLGQVIAPAQAWLAASDGALDAPDAGLPTLPVPADWLSRRRDGDVIHLHDTRGAKRRLVLKRFAAEAAHPSGRFIATCEKSTYLATGTLLSVGHTDDSTEVGVLPATEQSLRLHRGDTLVLTRDCTPTVLVTAGTQSIGCTLPEVFDDARVGHEIHFDDGRISGEIVAVGHDELEVRIEHAAPAGSKLLAAKGINVPDTQLSVAALTAKDLLDLSAVAEIADMVEMSFVRAPSDVEALLDAVGRLGRDDLGIVLKIETRQAFEQLPQLLLAAMRWPRVGVMIARGDLAVECGAERMAELQEEILWLCEAAHLPVIWATQVLEQLAKNGLPSRAEISDAAMGERAECVMLNKGPYIDDAVVALDDILRRMTELHDKKNALLGRLHSWHPDPDPVLDDARRLGNAPY is encoded by the coding sequence ATGTCCCTCGCTCCTGACCGCGTCCGAACCACCGACGCCGTCGTATTGACCGGCGGTGACAATGCCGCGCGCGACCGGCTGGCCCGGCTCCTCGGGGAGGTCGACGCGCTGTTGGTGGATCTGTCCGACGCCGAGTCCGCCTGGTCGCATTCGTTTACCGCGGTCACGCCCGAGCATCAGGTTGGTGCCCGGAACATGATGCACTACTGGGCCTTACGCCAGACTGATCTCCGCGAAGTACAGACCCGGCTCGCCCAATTCGGACTGTCGTCGTTGGGCCGCAGCGAACCGCACGTGGAGACGACGCTGCACCTAGTTCGCTCCGCCCTCGTCGCGATGTCAGGTGGGCCGTGGGCGCCCCCAGAGCCAATCCCGGGCGCAGCCGACGGTCCCGCGCTGTTGCGGCGGCACACCGTCGACCTGTTGGGGCTCACGCCACCGGATCGCCGTACCCGCATCATGGTGACCCTGCCCTCCTCGGCGGCGACGGATCCAGATGCGGTTCGCAGACTCCTGGAGCGGGGCATGAACATCGCTCGCATCAACTGCGCGCACGACGATGCCGCCGCCTGGCGCGCGATGGCACGGAATGTGCGGGATGGCTGCGCCGCCACGGGGCGAAGCTGTCTGATCGCCGTAGACCTCGCCGGACCCAAGCTGCGCACCGGTCCCCTTCAGCCGGGCCCCAGAGTCATCAAGCTTCGCCCGAGCCGGAACGTTCTGGGCCAGGTCATCGCGCCGGCGCAGGCGTGGCTCGCCGCGTCCGACGGTGCCCTCGATGCGCCCGATGCCGGGTTGCCAACACTTCCAGTTCCGGCGGACTGGCTTAGCCGACGGCGCGACGGCGACGTCATCCACCTGCACGACACGCGTGGTGCGAAACGACGACTGGTCCTCAAACGGTTCGCCGCAGAAGCCGCGCACCCCTCCGGCCGGTTCATCGCCACCTGTGAGAAGTCGACGTATCTGGCGACGGGGACGCTGCTCTCGGTTGGGCACACCGACGATTCCACCGAAGTCGGAGTGCTGCCCGCAACCGAACAAAGCCTGCGTCTTCATCGGGGCGACACCCTGGTGCTGACTCGGGACTGCACACCGACCGTCCTCGTCACGGCGGGAACGCAGTCCATCGGATGCACCCTGCCCGAGGTCTTCGACGATGCTCGAGTGGGCCACGAGATCCATTTCGACGACGGCCGCATCAGCGGCGAGATCGTCGCGGTGGGCCATGACGAACTCGAGGTACGGATCGAGCACGCCGCACCGGCGGGCTCGAAACTGCTCGCCGCCAAGGGGATCAACGTCCCGGACACCCAGCTTTCGGTAGCGGCGTTGACGGCGAAGGATCTCCTCGACCTGTCAGCAGTTGCCGAGATCGCCGATATGGTCGAGATGTCCTTCGTCCGTGCCCCTTCCGATGTCGAGGCACTGCTGGACGCAGTCGGCCGACTTGGCCGAGACGACCTGGGAATCGTCTTGAAGATCGAGACTCGGCAGGCGTTCGAACAACTACCCCAACTTCTCCTTGCCGCGATGCGTTGGCCACGTGTCGGTGTGATGATCGCGCGTGGAGACCTGGCGGTCGAATGTGGCGCCGAGCGGATGGCCGAACTGCAGGAAGAGATTCTGTGGCTGTGTGAAGCAGCCCACCTGCCGGTCATCTGGGCGACGCAGGTCCTCGAACAGCTCGCGAAGAACGGGCTACCGTCGCGGGCCGAGATCAGTGACGCGGCCATGGGCGAGCGTGCCGAATGCGTGATGCTCAACAAGGGCCCCTATATCGACGACGCCGTCGTCGCGCTCGACGACATCCTGCGCCGGATGACC
- a CDS encoding DUF5994 family protein — protein MTADPRVSHGESAAGSEPRLAFKPTPPASPYLDGAWWPRSTQLTAELPPLLDALSDRLGAVTMVGYHLNAWMPAPPQMQIDGETVQLQGFSSDEPATVILIGGDGRRVCILVVAPDATDEGARQELDAASKSADNGPLANNEAEDVGERSVIEVAAQLARHEGRGDSARTAEITRWCHEAADQFVNAPVQVFVPILVQNMVRNRMNSPHPTT, from the coding sequence ATGACAGCCGATCCGCGAGTCAGCCATGGGGAGTCCGCCGCCGGAAGCGAGCCGCGACTGGCGTTCAAGCCCACCCCGCCCGCCTCGCCCTATCTGGACGGAGCCTGGTGGCCGCGGTCAACGCAGCTAACGGCAGAGCTTCCCCCACTGCTTGATGCCTTGTCCGACCGGTTGGGTGCAGTCACCATGGTGGGCTACCACCTCAACGCCTGGATGCCTGCGCCCCCGCAGATGCAGATCGACGGAGAAACGGTCCAGTTGCAAGGCTTTTCCTCCGACGAACCGGCCACGGTCATTCTGATCGGGGGCGATGGTCGCCGCGTCTGCATCCTGGTCGTCGCGCCCGACGCCACGGATGAGGGAGCGAGGCAAGAGCTGGACGCGGCATCCAAGAGCGCCGACAACGGGCCTCTGGCAAACAACGAGGCAGAGGACGTCGGGGAGCGCTCGGTGATCGAGGTAGCGGCCCAGTTGGCCCGCCACGAGGGGCGCGGCGACAGCGCGCGTACCGCCGAGATCACGCGGTGGTGCCACGAGGCCGCCGACCAGTTCGTGAATGCACCCGTGCAGGTCTTCGTGCCGATCCTGGTGCAGAACATGGTCCGCAACCGTATGAACTCACCCCACCCGACGACCTGA
- the mgtA gene encoding magnesium-translocating P-type ATPase yields the protein MTPQRLSAGQIASAPLADVLQWLGSSTQGLTGADASARLKRYGPNALRTHRVSALAVLGRQLNSALLGLLAATAILSFFLGDTTQAVIIGVILGASIGLGFVNEYRAERASAALHSQVHHRAVVRRDGQFTTVDVTELVRGDVIRLALGEAVPADVRLLEVDGLECNEGILSGESSASEKSLPVVNAGVALADSTDLAFMGTIVSAGDGVGLVYATGVDSEFGRIAAGLGERQPETDFQAGLRRFSHLLLWVAMTLTVLILVTNLLLRRPVIDSVLFALAIAVGITPQLLPAVVSTSLATGSRRLAKINVLVKRLVCIEDLGDIDILVTDKTGTLTDGEITLVDTVDPGGGHTEAVLRAGLLASGADDAASGAVSANALDAALWRSPHAERLITGSVRHVAVLPFDHTRRAMSCLVDDHGSRVLVVKGAPEQVLALCVAVPERAQATLANLFADGRRVVAVASKPAPHLTTITCADETGLQLDGFLVFADEPKPAARDSLAQLAALEIEVKVATGDNPQVAERVCAELGLASKGTITGAEMDGCDDTAFDDAAQNHTIFARISPEQKARLIVSLRRTGRSVGFLGDGVNDALALHAADVGISVDTATDVAKDAADVVLLEKDLGVLAAGVAEGRRIFANTIKYVLMGTSSNFGNMFSAAAASAVLSFLPMLPSQILLNNLLYDTSQLAIPTDNVDAEQLHAPSHWNIAFIRRFMLTFGPISSLFDFMTFGLMLGVLNAGPTEFRTGWFVESLATQTLIIFAIRTRRVPFIRSRPSLIITVATFAIITIGIAITVSPIAHSLGFTTLPWQFFGALVLMTIAYLVLVEITKKVFYSEPMQVAGQQRRARGHEHRIHRRAARFSHDGRITHPRG from the coding sequence ATGACTCCGCAGCGGCTAAGCGCGGGGCAGATCGCCTCGGCTCCGCTCGCGGACGTGCTGCAGTGGCTGGGTAGCTCGACGCAGGGACTCACGGGCGCGGACGCTTCGGCACGGCTGAAGCGTTACGGTCCCAACGCCCTTCGCACGCACCGGGTCAGCGCACTTGCCGTGCTCGGTCGGCAGCTGAACAGCGCCCTGCTCGGATTGCTAGCGGCGACCGCAATTCTCTCGTTCTTCTTGGGCGACACCACCCAGGCGGTCATCATCGGCGTCATCCTGGGCGCGAGCATCGGACTCGGGTTCGTCAACGAATACCGCGCCGAACGCGCCTCTGCGGCGCTGCATTCGCAGGTCCATCACCGCGCCGTGGTGCGCCGCGACGGGCAGTTCACGACCGTTGACGTCACCGAACTAGTCCGCGGCGACGTGATCCGGTTGGCGCTCGGTGAAGCCGTACCCGCCGACGTCCGGCTGCTCGAGGTCGACGGACTGGAGTGCAACGAAGGCATTCTCTCAGGTGAGTCGTCGGCGTCGGAGAAGTCGTTGCCAGTAGTGAACGCCGGTGTGGCGCTGGCTGATTCGACTGATCTGGCGTTCATGGGCACCATCGTCAGCGCTGGCGACGGCGTCGGGCTGGTGTATGCGACGGGCGTGGATTCCGAGTTCGGCCGCATCGCCGCCGGTCTGGGGGAGCGTCAGCCCGAGACCGACTTTCAGGCCGGCCTGCGCCGATTCTCGCATCTGCTGCTGTGGGTGGCGATGACGCTGACGGTGCTCATCCTGGTCACCAATCTATTGCTGCGACGCCCGGTGATTGACTCGGTGCTGTTCGCCCTGGCGATTGCGGTGGGGATCACCCCGCAACTGCTGCCCGCGGTGGTCAGCACCAGCCTCGCGACCGGGTCGCGCCGCCTGGCGAAGATCAATGTCCTGGTCAAACGCCTGGTGTGCATCGAGGACCTAGGCGACATCGACATCCTGGTCACCGACAAGACTGGGACGCTGACCGACGGTGAGATCACGCTGGTCGACACGGTGGATCCTGGCGGCGGGCACACCGAGGCGGTGCTGCGCGCCGGACTGCTGGCCTCTGGTGCCGACGACGCGGCCTCCGGTGCGGTGAGCGCCAATGCGCTGGACGCCGCCCTCTGGAGATCCCCCCATGCCGAGCGACTCATCACCGGGAGTGTCCGTCATGTCGCCGTGCTGCCCTTCGATCACACCCGCCGGGCCATGTCCTGTCTGGTTGACGACCACGGCAGCCGTGTCCTCGTGGTCAAGGGTGCACCCGAGCAGGTGCTGGCGCTCTGCGTGGCGGTGCCCGAACGGGCGCAGGCCACCTTGGCGAATCTGTTCGCCGACGGCCGGCGCGTGGTGGCGGTGGCAAGTAAGCCGGCGCCGCATTTGACGACCATCACCTGCGCCGACGAAACGGGACTGCAGCTCGATGGATTCTTGGTGTTCGCCGACGAGCCGAAGCCCGCGGCGCGGGATTCGTTGGCACAGCTGGCTGCGTTGGAAATCGAGGTCAAGGTGGCCACCGGTGACAACCCGCAAGTCGCGGAAAGGGTATGCGCCGAACTGGGTTTGGCTTCGAAGGGCACCATCACGGGTGCGGAGATGGATGGCTGCGACGACACCGCGTTCGACGATGCGGCGCAGAACCACACCATCTTCGCCAGGATCTCCCCCGAGCAGAAGGCGCGGCTCATCGTGTCATTGCGGCGTACCGGTCGATCGGTGGGCTTCCTCGGTGACGGGGTCAACGATGCGCTGGCCCTGCATGCCGCAGACGTGGGCATCTCGGTCGATACCGCGACCGACGTCGCCAAGGACGCCGCAGACGTGGTGCTGCTGGAGAAGGACCTGGGCGTGCTAGCGGCCGGTGTCGCCGAGGGCCGGCGCATCTTCGCCAACACCATCAAGTACGTGCTGATGGGGACCTCCAGCAACTTTGGCAACATGTTCAGCGCGGCCGCGGCGTCGGCGGTGCTGTCCTTCTTGCCGATGCTGCCCAGTCAGATCCTGCTGAACAACCTCCTCTACGACACTTCGCAGCTGGCCATTCCCACCGACAACGTGGACGCCGAGCAGCTGCACGCACCGTCGCACTGGAACATCGCGTTCATCCGCCGTTTCATGCTCACGTTCGGGCCCATCAGCTCGCTCTTCGACTTCATGACCTTCGGACTGATGCTCGGGGTGCTGAACGCGGGGCCCACCGAATTCCGCACCGGGTGGTTCGTGGAATCCCTCGCTACCCAAACGCTCATCATCTTCGCCATCCGGACCCGCCGCGTTCCCTTCATCCGCAGCCGACCCAGCCTCATCATCACCGTGGCGACCTTCGCGATCATCACCATCGGTATCGCGATCACCGTCTCCCCGATCGCCCACAGCCTCGGGTTCACCACCCTGCCGTGGCAGTTCTTCGGTGCACTGGTCCTAATGACCATCGCCTATCTCGTTCTGGTGGAGATCACCAAGAAGGTGTTCTATTCCGAGCCAATGCAGGTCGCCGGACAACAGCGGCGTGCCCGCGGCCACGAACACCGCATCCACCGCCGGGCCGCTCGCTTCAGCCATGACGGCAGGATCACACACCCACGAGGGTGA
- a CDS encoding mycofactocin-coupled SDR family oxidoreductase, protein MAGRVEGKVAFITGAARGQGRSHAVRLAEEGADIIAVDVCGPISANSPIAPSTPDDLAETADLIKGLNRRIVTAEVDVRDYDRLKAAVDGGVEQLGRLDIIVANAGIGNGGQTLDKTSEEDWDDMIGVNLSGVWKTVKAAVPHLISGGNGGSIILTSSVGGLKAYPHTGHYIAAKHGVVGLMRTFAVELGQHFIRVNSVHPTNVNTPMFMNEGTMKLFRPDLQNPGPDDLKVAAQFMHVLPIGWVEPVDISNAVLFLASEESRYITGLPVTVDAGSMLK, encoded by the coding sequence ATGGCGGGTCGAGTCGAGGGCAAGGTCGCGTTCATCACCGGCGCGGCGCGCGGACAGGGACGCAGTCATGCGGTGCGCCTGGCCGAGGAGGGCGCCGACATCATCGCGGTCGACGTGTGTGGGCCGATCAGTGCCAACAGCCCGATCGCGCCCTCCACGCCGGATGATCTCGCAGAGACCGCCGACCTCATCAAGGGCCTCAATCGGCGCATCGTGACTGCCGAGGTAGACGTGCGTGACTACGACCGACTAAAGGCCGCAGTCGACGGTGGCGTGGAACAGCTCGGACGATTGGACATCATCGTTGCCAATGCCGGCATTGGCAACGGCGGCCAGACGCTCGACAAGACCAGCGAAGAAGACTGGGACGACATGATCGGCGTCAATCTGTCGGGGGTTTGGAAGACCGTCAAAGCTGCTGTCCCACATCTGATCTCCGGCGGCAACGGGGGTTCCATCATCTTGACCAGCTCCGTAGGCGGGCTTAAGGCGTACCCCCACACCGGCCACTACATCGCCGCCAAGCACGGCGTGGTCGGATTGATGCGCACCTTCGCCGTCGAACTCGGCCAGCACTTCATTCGCGTCAACTCCGTGCATCCCACCAATGTGAACACGCCGATGTTCATGAATGAGGGCACGATGAAACTGTTTCGGCCGGACCTGCAGAACCCGGGCCCCGACGACCTGAAGGTTGCCGCCCAGTTCATGCACGTCCTGCCCATCGGCTGGGTAGAACCGGTGGACATCAGTAACGCAGTGTTGTTCCTCGCCTCCGAGGAGTCGCGCTACATCACCGGCCTTCCCGTCACCGTGGACGCTGGAAGCATGCTCAAGTAG
- a CDS encoding TetR/AcrR family transcriptional regulator yields MAEPRRAKADDGGTRGRLIESTARIMRDEGYAAATSRRVATEAGVKQALVYYYFPTMDDLFVEVLRSGAEVSLANMRAALTNDDPLRTLWVLNSDPRTAGLNTEFMALANHRKVIRTELAAYAERVRDIETAAVTVVLRANGIDLAAFPPVAVSMLIAQTARSLSNEDAVGVTRGHDELRALVERLMSMLKTFAATPTPPS; encoded by the coding sequence ATGGCAGAGCCCCGCCGGGCGAAGGCCGACGATGGCGGCACCCGAGGACGCCTGATCGAGTCAACGGCGCGGATCATGCGTGACGAGGGGTACGCCGCGGCCACGTCGCGACGCGTGGCGACCGAGGCCGGTGTCAAGCAGGCGCTGGTTTATTACTACTTCCCGACGATGGACGACCTGTTCGTTGAGGTGCTGCGCTCCGGTGCCGAAGTCTCACTGGCCAACATGCGTGCTGCACTCACGAACGACGATCCGTTACGGACGTTGTGGGTGTTGAACAGCGATCCCCGGACAGCGGGGTTGAATACCGAATTCATGGCGTTGGCCAATCATCGCAAGGTGATTCGAACCGAACTGGCCGCCTACGCCGAACGCGTTCGTGACATCGAGACCGCCGCGGTCACCGTCGTGCTGCGGGCCAACGGCATCGATCTGGCCGCGTTCCCACCCGTTGCGGTCTCGATGTTGATCGCGCAAACCGCGCGCAGCCTAAGCAACGAGGACGCCGTCGGCGTTACCCGCGGCCACGACGAACTCCGAGCGTTGGTCGAACGCTTGATGAGCATGCTCAAGACTTTCGCAGCCACCCCAACGCCGCCTAGCTAG
- a CDS encoding cytochrome P450, which translates to MTDFASIDYFSDQAVSQDPYEYYEYLRGQGPVFREPHHGVVAVTGYAEVMAAFKDHDSFSAVNAIGGPFPPLPFTPEGDDITAQIEAHRHQFPIFEHMVVMDPPNHERARSLLAKLLTPRRLKENEDYMWQLVDSQLDQFIANGKCEFLSEYARPFATSAIIDLLGVPQEDRPEFLSALGAEQPSGRQVGSLDGAPVGRDPLRYLDDKFAGYIAERRREPVGDVLSGMATASYPDGTTPDLIEVVKPATFLFAAGQETVTKLLSAAVQALGERPEFQQELRENPDGIPTFIEEALRMHSPTKVDFRLVRKTTTLGGVHLPAGTVVMLCLGAANRDPRKFDDPQKFQPDRKNVREHIAFGRGIHTCAGAPLARVEGQITVRRLLDRMRNIRIDDTVHGAVDDRRYSYEPTFLLRGLTELHIEFDTSS; encoded by the coding sequence ATGACCGACTTCGCGTCGATCGATTACTTCTCCGATCAGGCCGTCAGCCAGGACCCCTACGAGTACTACGAATACCTGCGCGGGCAGGGTCCGGTCTTCCGCGAGCCGCACCACGGTGTCGTCGCGGTCACCGGCTACGCCGAGGTCATGGCGGCGTTCAAGGATCACGACTCCTTCTCGGCCGTCAACGCCATCGGCGGACCGTTTCCCCCTTTGCCGTTCACACCCGAAGGCGATGACATCACCGCCCAGATCGAGGCGCACCGTCATCAGTTCCCGATCTTCGAGCACATGGTCGTCATGGATCCGCCCAACCACGAACGGGCCCGCTCGCTGCTGGCGAAACTGCTGACCCCGCGGCGACTCAAGGAGAACGAGGACTACATGTGGCAGCTGGTCGACAGCCAGCTGGACCAGTTCATCGCAAACGGCAAGTGCGAGTTCCTCTCCGAATACGCACGGCCCTTTGCCACCTCGGCCATCATCGACCTGCTCGGTGTCCCTCAGGAAGATCGCCCCGAGTTCCTGTCCGCACTGGGTGCCGAACAGCCCAGCGGCCGTCAGGTTGGCTCACTCGATGGAGCACCGGTAGGGCGGGATCCGTTGCGCTATCTCGACGACAAGTTCGCCGGGTACATCGCCGAACGCCGACGTGAACCCGTCGGGGACGTCCTCAGCGGAATGGCCACCGCCTCGTACCCCGACGGCACCACCCCGGACCTGATCGAAGTGGTGAAGCCCGCAACCTTCCTGTTCGCCGCCGGCCAGGAGACGGTCACCAAGCTGCTCAGCGCCGCCGTTCAAGCCCTGGGTGAGCGACCGGAGTTTCAGCAGGAACTGCGCGAGAACCCAGATGGCATACCGACGTTCATCGAAGAAGCGCTGCGGATGCACTCCCCGACGAAGGTCGACTTCCGGCTGGTCCGCAAGACCACCACACTCGGCGGTGTCCACCTGCCCGCTGGGACCGTCGTGATGCTCTGCCTCGGCGCCGCCAACCGCGACCCGCGAAAGTTCGACGACCCCCAGAAGTTTCAACCGGACCGCAAGAACGTGCGCGAGCACATCGCGTTCGGACGCGGCATCCACACCTGCGCAGGAGCGCCCCTGGCCCGGGTGGAGGGCCAGATCACCGTCCGACGGCTCCTGGACCGCATGCGAAACATCAGGATCGACGACACCGTCCATGGCGCCGTGGACGACAGGCGCTACTCCTATGAGCCCACCTTCTTGCTAAGGGGTCTCACCGAACTGCACATCGAGTTCGACACCTCCAGTTAG